The Deltaproteobacteria bacterium genome includes the window AAAGCTGGCAAGATGGCGTTTAGTTTCAAGGGGCAGATGGTTGATGTGCCGCATCTCACCCGTGCGCGTACCATTTTAGAACGAGCAAATGCAGCGGGATTAACGTAAGCAACAATGCGGACTTGGGATTGAGCGTGGAACGCAAGAAACAAGAGTCTGCTGATAACAGTCAGGGAGAAAACGCAGGGACGGAGTCGCGTAGCCCTTCTTTTTTCTCTCGACTTTTTGGCGCGAGGAGCAGTTCACAGCCTTCTGGTGTACAACCTGCACGTGTACAGCCTGTAGAGGCTACGACTGCTCCTCAGGAGATTGAGCGCATGGCAGTAGGGATAACAAGTTGTGGATATCATGTTCCGTTCTGTCGCCTGGAGCGGGAAAAGATCGGTCAGGCGTGGGCACGGCGGACAGGGAAGGGCGAACGCGCAGCTATCTATTTTGATGAGGATGCACTGACCCTTGGGTTGGAAGCGGCGCAACGTTGTATCGAGGACAAAGGAAAATCTGGCATCGACGGTTTCTATTTTGCTTCCGCATCTGCTCCGTTCAGACAGCGTTCTTCGGCGAGCTTTATGGCTGCAGCGTGTGACCTCCCGTCGGAATGCGAAACCAGCGATTTTAGCGGCACGATTCGTTCTGCAACCTCGGCCCTCCGTGCTGGGGTTGATGCTCTGAGCAGCGGGCGTCTGTCTCGTGTCCTGATCGCGGCTGGTGAAGTGCGCGATGGCCAACCTGAAGAGAGTGAAGAAGAGTGGTTCGGTGATGCTGGTAGCGCAGTTATGATAGGCCGCGAAGGTGTGATCGCCGAAATTCTTGGCTGTGCTTCTCGCTCAGACGATCTGCTCGATGAATGGCGCCGTGATACTGACGGGTTTATCCAGACTCAATCGTCACGCTTTGCGACCGAACGAGGTTATCAAGCGAACCTGGTTGCTGTCGGTCAAACGCTGCTGAAGAAACACAATGTGCAGCCACAAGAGATTGCCAAAGTCATCATTCCTTCTCCTGATGGCCGAGCGCACGTTAATGCTGCCAAGAAACTCGGCTTTCAAGACGCGCAGATCCAGAGTCCGTTGTTTCAAGAAATTGGGGCGTGTGGCAGTGCTGCGCCATTGTTGCTTCTTGCGGCTGCGCTAGAAACAGCCAAGCCCGGCGAGTGCCTCTTATTACTCAGCTACGGCGAAGGTGCAGATGGGGTCCTCTTGCGAGTAACCGACGAGATCAGCAAGCGAAAGCTCTCGGGGTCGCTGTCGGATCATCTGAGTGAGAAGCGATTATATCCTTCGTACTCGATCTATAAAAAGATGCGCTCTTATTTCGCCGAGAATGAAGACGGGCCGGAACTATCGAATGTGTTTCTGGCCAAAGAAGAGAAGCAAAATGTGCGGCTATATGGAACGCACTGTCTGCATTGCGGCACACGCCAGTATCCGATCGCTCGCGTGTGTATCTCGTGTAAGAATCACGACTCGCTGCAGGAAGTGCCGCTTGAACGAACCGGTTCTGTGTTTACTTTTACGCGAGATCATTTGTATGTGGCAGCTGACTCGCCGACGATCATGGGAGTCGTTGATGTCGATCAGGGCGGGCGACTCTATTTGCAGATGACTGATGTTGATCCTGAAGACGTGCGTGTTGGTGACCAAGTCGTTCTGACGCTACGACGGCGGAAAGAAGGACCGACTATGCATCATTATTATTGGAAGTGTCGGCCTGTTCGATAAAGCAATCGGGCAAAAGGGCAGACGATGCTTGATCGCGTCGTGTGGACGCGCGTATAAACAACTCATCTGGAGTGCAAACAGGAGGCAGTCATGCCGTATTCGATAAAAGATCAGGTCGCGGTCATTGGAGTTGGATGTATCAAGTTTGGCGACAATTTCGATCAGGGCTACGAAGAAATGGCTGTTGAAGCGGCATTTGCGGCATTCAATGATGCCAAAATTACGCCAGATCAAATCGATGCGGCATGGCTCGGGACGTACTCTCCCGCGCAGGGTCATGGCAAAGCTGCCGTCTCTCTGGGTGATGCCCTTCGCCTCTATAATAAGCCTATCTCACGTGTGGAGAATTTCTGTGCGACTGGGACTGATGCTTTTCGTCACGCCGTGTTAGCTGTCGCTTCAGGGATTTATGACACTGCCTTAGTATTGGGAGTCGAGAAGTACAAAGACCGTCCAGGGCGTGGCTTGGCGCGTGAAGGCGTGCACCCGTATCACCACGACGGTTCAACGGCTCCGGGTCTTTTTGCTTTGGCAGCGACACGCTACATGCATACCTACGGCTTAACTCGCGAGACGCTTGCAAAAGTCTCGGTCAAGAATCATTACAACGGTTCTTTGAATCCTAAGGCCCATTTGCAAAGAAAGGTCACGCCTGAAGAAGTTCTCACTGCGCCGATTGTGGCGTATCCTTTTGGGTTGTTTGATTGCTGCCCGACGACCGACGGTGCTGCGGCTGCGATCGTGTGTCGCGCTGATCTCGCCAAGAAATTTCGCAACGATTATATCCTCGTCAAAGGTGTTGGATTGTCAGTGACGAGCGGGCGTCCGTTTATGGACCCTAACTTCGATTACCTCGGTTTCAAGGCGACTCAGTATGCGGCAGCTCAGGCATACGAAATGGCGGGCATTAAAGATCCGCTGAAGGAAATTAACGTTGCCGAAGTCCACGACTGCTTCACCTGGACTGAGATCACCAACTATGAGGATCTTGGTTTTGCCAAGAAAGGTGAGGGGGCGAAGTTAATCGAAGAAGGGCGTACTGCGCTGACAGGCGATATCCCCGTGAATCCCAGTGGTGGGCTCAAATCCTTTGGCCACCCGATCGGTGCCAGCGGTGTACGCATGGTGTACGAGATTGTGACCCAGTTGCGTGGACAAGGCGGCGAACGCCAGGTGAAAGATCCCAAGATGGGACTCGTGCATAACGTTGGTGGACCTGGTGCTGTGTCGTGTGTGGCGGTGCTGGGGCAACCCTAACTGGGGGTTGGGGATTAGGAGTTCAGGATTGGTAAAAGAAGGATCTTTGTAGGGCGGCTGTGTCCGCCATTCTCGACGGAGGGAAACCCAATGCAAGAATTCAGCAATGATAAAATCACCGTCCGTTATGATGAAAAGGTATGTATTCATGCGGGGAAATGCGTGCAAGGGTTACCGCAGGTCTTCAATGTGAATAACAACCCGTGGATCAACGTAAACGGCGCCGACGTTGACGCGATCAAACGTACCATCAAACAATGTCCGTCAGGGGCATTATCACTGACTGAGAAAAAATAAGGCGAAATGGGTAAAGAGTAGGGCGGGCTGTGCCCGCCAGAGGATTACGTCATGATGCTCAAAGACAAAGTCGTAGTCGTTACCGGTGCTGGTGGCGGCATTGGTCGCGGTATTGCCCTGTTGCTTGCCAAAGAAGGCGCAAAGGTTGTTGTGAACGACATTGGTGGCAGCTCGGCGGGTGAAGGTCGCGATGCTGCGCCGGCTGATAAAGTTGTGGCTGAAATTACCGCTGCAGGCGGTACAGCAGTGAGTAACTACGATTCTGTCGCGAGCCTCGCTGGTGGTGAGAAAATCGTCGGTACTGCGTTGGAGAAATTTGCTCGTATCGACATCGTGGTGAACAACGCAGGTATCCTCCGTGACCGCATGATCTTCAACATGAGCGAAGAAGACTGGGATGCCGTCATCAATGTGCATTTGAAAGGCTCTTTTGCCTGCACCCGTGCCGCTGCGCCGCACATGCGCCAACAGAAGAGTGGGCGGATCATCAACATGACTTCTACCTCTGGCCTGATTGGCAACTACGGTCAAGCTAACTACGCTGCCGCGAAGATGGGGATTGTTGGGTTGACCAAAGCGACAGCACTCGATCTTGGTCGCTACGGCGCGACAGTGAATTGCATCGCCCCGTTCGCATGGACACGCATGATTGGGACCATTCCAACCGAAACCGATGTGCAAAAACGTCGTGTCGAGAAACTGAAAAAGATGGACCCCGGCTTGATCGCACCGTTAGTAGCATTTTTGTCTAGCGACGCTGCACAGGAAGTGAATGGCCAGATCTTCGGAGTGCGAGGGAAAGAAATCATCCTCTACTCGCAACCGCGACCGATTCGCCAAGTCGCGGATATGGAAGGTTGGACTGCTGAGAAAGTGGCCGAAGTCATTCCCCACGCGTTCAAGGGGTCATTTTATAAGCTTGATGTGACGACGGATGTGTTTCCCTACGACCCTATCGTCTAGCTGCGACGAGCGTAGTTATTTGTATCATGCAACACGTTTCACGTAACACGTGTTGCGTATTGCGTGGAACGTGATTCTGATTGAGAGATTCATACTATGGCCAACAATGTGGGCTCTTCCTCTATGATTGACGAAATCTGTGACTATTCCCTCAAGTTCGCCGCCGAAGTGCCGTGGCTCAATGAGCCGCTGACTCGTGGACGAGGAAAAGCTTATCTGCTGCAACATATTCCGCGGAACCGCTTGTTAAGTTCGGTTATGCGTCCAGCCTGGATGAGCCGCTGCCCTGACCTTGCCGTTGTCCGCCGCACGATTGGCCAAATGCGTGAGGAGCTGGTTCATGACGACAAAATTGCTCAGGCCCATACTGGTATTCTCTGGCAGATGGGGCGGAACATCGGTTTGACAGACGAGCAAATGAATACCGTAAAGCCCGTGCCTCTCGTCGAAGTGGCCTTTAATGTGTGGGAGAACATTGCTCGCACTCGTCACTGGATTGCTGGTTGGCTTGCGACATCGAATGATGAATTCATCATCTCGACGATGCCGAACCATAACTTCCGTGCTGAGGTCTGGAAGCAGACGTTTAACTTGAACGATGAGCAAGTGTTCTTCTTTTCGTATCACACCAAAGCGGATGACGATCATGCTGGACGGAGAGTGTGGGAGCCGATCACCCGCCATGTTCACGACGACCGGACCCGACAAGATATTCTTGACGGGATGAAACTAGCGTTCCATGCGCTCAGGTTGTTCTATCAGGGGATCTGTGAATTAGGCGACGAGATGGAACGGCAAGGAGTCTAATCCTCAGGTTTACGGACCACGCAACACGTATTGCGTGGTCCGTGTTGCGTAGGAAAAGGAAGATCGTATGGCGGTCAATGCCAACCTCAAACGCCTCGTCGACCTTGCTGCTCCATACTGGGCAGGCGAGGCTGAAGTGGTCTGGTCATATTTTCAGAACCCACAACGGACGAAGGAAAAAGACCTGCTCTGGTTACGCCGTCAGTGCTTCAAAGAAATTTGGGGTTCCGGTGTTGGCGATAAGAAGAAAGGCCTGTTCCAAGGTCCAGTCGCTTATCTCAGTGGCATCTTCTCACAGATTGATAAAGAAGTTGGCCGTCACGAAGTGTTAGATGTTATCGACGGTCTACGGGCCGAGTTTTTTCATTACTGTTTGTTCGCTGATATTTACGATTCGTTGGGCAGCGAGAAGCTCAATCCAGAGCAACTCACTGGTTGGGATGCCGATAACGAACTCGCTCGCATTCGTTACGACTATCGCGAGAAGCGTGGCAAGCTCGGGTTTTTCGCCGTCCGTTTTACTGAAGGCGGCTATTGCAGCATGTATACGACAGGGATGCGCCTTGCTGGTAGTGGCGAACTCAACGATCGTATCGCCAACGCTTGTAAACATGTCTACGATGACGAAATTGGCCACATGCGCGATGGTTTTATTGGTCTCGCGAAGCAGGAGTTAGCTGCAGCTGAATGGGATGAAATAGCCGCTATGACCAGAAAGATCCTGCTGCAACGTATTCACATGCGTAACGAGCAGTTTAGTTATCCGTTGTCGGAGTCTCGAATTATAGAGATCGATGCGGGGAAGATTACGCCGATGGCATTTGATTACACCGGACTGGAGTAACGTATGAACTGGCAAGAAGTCTGCGAGCATCCAAGCCTACAAGATTTACCTTTTAAGATCGAAACTAACGAGCGCGGGGAAATCGTCATGGCGCCGGTTAAGGTGTATCATTCTGCCTATCAGGGGGAACTGGGGTTCTTATTACGGTCACTACGGAGCGATGGAAAAGTCCTGGCCGAATGCGCCATTCACACAGCTAAAGGGACCAAGGTTGCCGATGTGGCCTGGTGCTCAACCGAACGCTTTCAACAGATCAAAGATGAGACAGAGTGTTCAATTGCGCCAGAGGTATGTGTCGAAGTACTCTCGTTAAGTAACACGGACAGTGAGATCCAAGAAAAACGACAGCTCTATTTCGATAGAGGTGCCGTGGAAGTCTGGACCTGCCACGCTGATGGGTCGATTCACTTTTACCATGCAGGAGGAAAACTCGAACAATCGCTCCTCTTTCCGAAATTCCCTTTACTCATTGAGATCTAACAGCAGACCACAATTCCGCTTCTGGAGAGAGAACATAGTGGCTGGCGTTCCCTAAATCGTAAGATCTCCAGAGAAACTTGGTCACTCCACAGATGCATTGACAGCCGCGATCTACAGGCGACACGTGCCAATCAGCACGTCGCCTGCTTGTAACGCCTCACCTGGACTCAATGACTCGCCGAATACTTCTTGTGTCTCGCCAAAATAGTCTTCAATCTCATCAATTGTGATGTCAAACCCCTGACCGAAAGGCGCGGTGAGGCGCATTGCCTTCTCACGGAAGATTCGCTCGTACCAGTGTTGTTGACCGGAAATAAGGCGAACGACAAAAGACATTTTTACGCTCTGCCGCATGTGCTGTGCGCACGCGGGTTCTTGCTTGCCTTGACCGACCAATGAAAAGCGGGTCTTATGATCACGGGTCTATAACTCACACGCAACTCACTCGGTAACGAAAGTGAGGAGAGCATATGCAGACACAAGCCGCAACGTCTTCACCGCCCATCGAACAGCCAGTAGAGCCACGAGAACTCCCGCAGCGTGTTATTCTGCGTGGAATCAGTTGGCAAACATACGAAAGTCTTCTCGCTGACCTTGCCGAGTGTAGTGGTCCTCGTTTGACCTTCGACCACGGAGTGTTGGAAATTATGAGCCCGACTTTTGAACACGATGAATACAATCGTATCCTGGCATTGCTAGTCGAAGTTGTTGCTGAAGAGATGCATATCAGCGTAAGAAACTTCGGATCAGCAACTTTTAAGCGCTTGGATCTAGTGAAGGGATTTGAACCAGACTCATGTTTCTATATCCAGTCGGTGTCTCGTATACGCGGGAAGCGGAAAGTCGAATTGCCCCAGGACCCTCCCCCGGATTTACTCATCGAGATCGATGTAACGAGTTCCTC containing:
- a CDS encoding acetyl-CoA acetyltransferase, with product MPYSIKDQVAVIGVGCIKFGDNFDQGYEEMAVEAAFAAFNDAKITPDQIDAAWLGTYSPAQGHGKAAVSLGDALRLYNKPISRVENFCATGTDAFRHAVLAVASGIYDTALVLGVEKYKDRPGRGLAREGVHPYHHDGSTAPGLFALAATRYMHTYGLTRETLAKVSVKNHYNGSLNPKAHLQRKVTPEEVLTAPIVAYPFGLFDCCPTTDGAAAAIVCRADLAKKFRNDYILVKGVGLSVTSGRPFMDPNFDYLGFKATQYAAAQAYEMAGIKDPLKEINVAEVHDCFTWTEITNYEDLGFAKKGEGAKLIEEGRTALTGDIPVNPSGGLKSFGHPIGASGVRMVYEIVTQLRGQGGERQVKDPKMGLVHNVGGPGAVSCVAVLGQP
- a CDS encoding (4Fe-4S)-binding protein, with protein sequence MQEFSNDKITVRYDEKVCIHAGKCVQGLPQVFNVNNNPWINVNGADVDAIKRTIKQCPSGALSLTEKK
- a CDS encoding SDR family oxidoreductase; translation: MMLKDKVVVVTGAGGGIGRGIALLLAKEGAKVVVNDIGGSSAGEGRDAAPADKVVAEITAAGGTAVSNYDSVASLAGGEKIVGTALEKFARIDIVVNNAGILRDRMIFNMSEEDWDAVINVHLKGSFACTRAAAPHMRQQKSGRIINMTSTSGLIGNYGQANYAAAKMGIVGLTKATALDLGRYGATVNCIAPFAWTRMIGTIPTETDVQKRRVEKLKKMDPGLIAPLVAFLSSDAAQEVNGQIFGVRGKEIILYSQPRPIRQVADMEGWTAEKVAEVIPHAFKGSFYKLDVTTDVFPYDPIV
- a CDS encoding iron-containing redox enzyme family protein; this translates as MANNVGSSSMIDEICDYSLKFAAEVPWLNEPLTRGRGKAYLLQHIPRNRLLSSVMRPAWMSRCPDLAVVRRTIGQMREELVHDDKIAQAHTGILWQMGRNIGLTDEQMNTVKPVPLVEVAFNVWENIARTRHWIAGWLATSNDEFIISTMPNHNFRAEVWKQTFNLNDEQVFFFSYHTKADDDHAGRRVWEPITRHVHDDRTRQDILDGMKLAFHALRLFYQGICELGDEMERQGV
- a CDS encoding Uma2 family endonuclease, which translates into the protein MNWQEVCEHPSLQDLPFKIETNERGEIVMAPVKVYHSAYQGELGFLLRSLRSDGKVLAECAIHTAKGTKVADVAWCSTERFQQIKDETECSIAPEVCVEVLSLSNTDSEIQEKRQLYFDRGAVEVWTCHADGSIHFYHAGGKLEQSLLFPKFPLLIEI
- a CDS encoding Uma2 family endonuclease, encoding MQTQAATSSPPIEQPVEPRELPQRVILRGISWQTYESLLADLAECSGPRLTFDHGVLEIMSPTFEHDEYNRILALLVEVVAEEMHISVRNFGSATFKRLDLVKGFEPDSCFYIQSVSRIRGKRKVELPQDPPPDLLIEIDVTSSSLGRFPIFAQVGAPEVWRYDGSQVQILLLANGQYQIVERSTALPLLTATMLTEFLEAGIELDRLEWLGRLRSWVRQHNKA